TTCTTAATATAGTAAATAAAAGTATGCACGCTCCATATAACAACTTTTAGATGAGATATACTTTAACATGCATCATATGAAAGCGCATACAAAAGACCTGAGTCAAATCTCATTCTCGTCCGTTATCAATTGAACAATCAAATATaacaactaaataaaaatatagtctCTAacaatttaaactttatttttttagatgagTGAGGTTACACACGTCAACAAGTGAGTTAGacaattttaaagttttttaatatGTGATAGAAgaggttttaaccaaactaagctattatataaagtcattcaccaaaataatatgtttttctaaaattttacaaaactagtataaacgtattccacggtaacgttttaggatatattttttttaaaaaaaattgatggcgtcagattgatatacgttactcacagtaacgttttaggagtaaaacgttactgaaaataacgttttaggagtacaACGTTACTTACATTCTagtatatcaacctaatgctgttagttttttttaaaaaaaaatataccctaaaacattaccgtgaaatacgtttatactagttttgtaaaattttagaaaaatgtattactttggtaaatttttttatataatggcttagtttggttaaaaattctgtgatgaaagaaagaaagttatATAGAAATTCTTTCCCAATCAATTACTCCttccgtcccattttatgtgaggtagtttgacttgacatgaagtttaaaaaaaaaagtataacttataaaatttgTGGTGtaaaatgaatgataaaaaTTTGTGTGATggtacatcatttcattaagggtaaaataaatattctatagttaaattattacttatatAGAAATTTGTCATTCTTTTAATAACTGACCAAAGAGGAAAATAAGTCATATAATTAAATAGAAACAGAGGAAGTATGTGATATGAAAACGTTCACATACTTtcacaaactaataaaaattataccTCAATATAGGTTCTGAATGCTTCAATGGCTTCAAATGCTTTAGCCTTAGCATATCTAGGCTCAGAAAGGACAACCATTCTAAGTTCCGCGGACTCTAATGGCTCTTCAAGATCTTTTATGAGACTACCAATGCCTTCTTTTGATCCTTCAAGCTTCATTCTTACCATTTCAATGATAATTTTCACAACCATGTAAGCACctagaaataaaaaaggaaCCATCATTAATGTTACACAGATACTTTCCGCCATATTTTTGGAATATTGGTGTCTCTATCgttcaaaaactagagcatatatatcttttatactAACGAACTTACACATGTCATAATTTTATCCACGCTGATCCATGGATAAGATTGCACTAcgtgtccctatttagtcttccgTTAGAGTGAAGGGTATATATGTTCTAATTTTTTGACGGCAAGACACCAATGTCACAAAAGTATGGCTGAGGATATCTGTATATTTGTCCTTTGTCCCTactttaaataattgaaaattagaaagtagttaattatatattaccATCATCAAGAAAGTGATTTTCTTTCAAAGCACCATGGCCACTAGTTTCCATCATGAGATGTGTTTCAACACCATCCTTGTTAAGATTGACACCTTTGTCAATGACATTCCTATAACCAACTCGATACAAGCAATGTTGGCCTCctttatttgtaataaatttagTTAAGGCCATACTAGTACGAGCATCAGTGACAATAGTTGTACCAGGATGTTCCTTGAGAACAATTGCAGACATTAGTGCAATGAGCCTATCACCATTGATAGGATTTCCTTCACTATCTACTACACCACTACGATCAACGTCTGTATCAAAAACAATACCTAGATCAGCATTGTTTTCAAGCACAGCTGCTCTTGTTAAGGACATGGCTATTTTGTCCTCTGGATTAGGTATATGGTTAGGGAACATTCCATCTGGATTTAGGTGGAGAGATCCAAATGTGTCTGCACCAAGCTTGTCTAACACATCCCATGTAAAGAACCCTCCTGATCCATTTCCAGCATTTACAATTATCTGCATTTTTCAACCTTCCATCACATAAATAAACATTTTCACTAACCGCAAATAATGATTCAATCGTTTAAGCTAGCTCATAAGAGGAGGTTTGTCCAAGTCCATATAAAGACACCAAATTCTCGTCCTTCTATCAATGTGAGACATCATAACACCGCCTTAttaggatcgaatccacacacacacttgatgaatgaagaacataACAACTTTctagagagagatgagagatctagaaagacaaagagagaaatcaatatttcgtggtaacaccccgtaggTTAACTTCCACGGTGCTGgggtatatattaataattcagagtattttttgttacagagaataaatagtatAGCCTAAAATTTAGGTCGGGGCGCTGCCCCGAACACCCCCTTCGGATGGGGGGCTTCCGCCCCCCATAACCCCCCGGCAACCTTACCGTGGAGGTTGAACTGTGTGAACATTAATATATGACaatacatcaaatattaatcaggctccacaacctaacatgCATGCCCATAAAATAACCAGATAAGAAAGGATATTACAATTACCTAAAATCTATTTCAATCATCACAACAATTTCCACATTaagagataaaaaaattgaaaaatggttaaatacccttaaactatctgaaatagctcatatatacccttaaactatattttggctcaaaactatcctttccgtcaaactattgggtcaaaaatgCCCttctaattaacaaaaatagttaaaattccACGTGGATGCCACATGACACCCCAATAGATTTCCACTGCCACATAGACTAAAAGGAAAAGGTAAAAAGTAcccttaaactattcgaaatagctcatatatactcttgaactatatttcggctcaaaactacccttcccaTCAAACTATTGGAGAAATAGTGACCTTCTTATTAACGGAAGTTGTTAAATTCCACATATGTCACATTGGCAAAATCCCTAAatcttaattactcatttttcaGAAACTATTTCACCCCTTCTCCCTCATTTCGCGACTACGGTTTCACAGTTTTCTTCGTCGCTGgatttcaaagtggatattcgtGGTTTGATTAgtaaacttttttcttattttattatgtttacaaTCACGAAAATACACTTTAAACTCAACTCCGAAAAAAGTTATGAAACCTTGGCCGCAAAATGAGGGGAAAGTTGTGAAATTTTAACTATCATACTTTGAAATCGtattgtaataaaataagaaaaactatttactaacctacaacCATGAATATCCACTTTTAAACTCAGCCCCCAATAAAGCTACAAAGCCTTAGCTGCAAAATTAGGGAAAAATTGTGAATTCCTAATTATCATACTTTGAAtcgtaaacataataaaataagaaaaaatatttactaacctacaagcatgaatatccactttgaaacccagccacgaagaaaagtatgaaaaaatggatgaatatatcatttctgaaataatgaaaagaagGGTACTGTTGATCCAATAGTTTGACGTGAAGGATAGTTTTAAGCCGAAATATAGATTAAGGATAAATATGAgctattttgaataatttaagggtatttttgaccctttttatTTAGTCTACGTGGCAGTGGAATCATATTGGCATTCAATGTGGCATCCATATGATATCCACGTGGCATTTAACAATTTCCGTTATAAGAAGAGTACTTTTGATCCAATAGTATGACGGGAAGGATAATTTTAAGCTGAAATAAAGTTAAGAGTATATATAAactatttcgaatagtttaaaaatatttttgatcctttttccaaaaataacacTATTATCTTTTCTaccaaaaaaattctttccaaattttgatatTGGGGCCCCAAATTAATACAAGCCATTTTTAGTTCCTTACGGTCTAGCTGGACCTAGTAGTAGTCAGGTGAAGTTGCAACCACATACGAAGGTACTtttagagtgtgtttggtatgaaggaaaacattttctggaaaatgttttccaattttctcatgtttggttgggacaaaagttttggaaaatattttccaaatcaactcattttcctcaaaattaaggaaaatgacttcccttcaaaaactaaggaaaacattttccataactctcctccaatttcaaattactttttttttttgggaaaaacatcaatttaaataaatatttttaatttcaaaattttattttttcacctgaTCCTTGACCCTAGCCCCACCGgccagcccccccccccccccccccacaaccCCAaccctccccaaaaaattaattttgttttttaaaaatattttcaacttcaattttttatttttaaactcctacaCCTCCCCCCTTCCCGGCCAGccccctaccagcccccacccaccccaatccccaaaaaaattaattttattttttaaaaatactatcaacttcaaatttttattttttcactccacccacccccacccaaaaaaataataattttgattttgaaaaatattttcaatgtcataaattattttttactctagtaaaaataaaagttgtctctcaaaaacatttttcattcataatcaaacactaaaaatcatttccagaaaatattttctacgcACCAACCacacatgagaaaataagtccaaaatctacttgttttccaggaaaatattttctaggaaaacattttccatggaaaacattttcctccataccaaacacacccttaaagTCATCTTATTTTCTTTGGATGTAAATACTTTATTCACAATAATGAAAAGAAATCTCTAGAAAAAATTGATGTCAAAGAGTAATGGAGAAGTACTTTTGGGCTACTCTAAAGCTTATTGTGTCTTTAACAAAAGattatggaattttttttaaaaaaatgtttttaaatttttccatgtttgattgaaaaaaatattttgggagATAttcaaatcaattcatttttctcaaattttaaaaaaattttctttcataaataaagaaaaatatttttcaaaactctacTCCATCTTTAAATTacaaaattctttttcttaCCCTACCCATGTCCAACACACCTCATccaatttcattttataaattttattatttttttaatttcaatttcttttaccCCAACCCGCAAACCAAACCCCCTCcccaaacaataaaataatattttatttcaaattttaagtttttttcccTCAACCCTTACTGCCCttactccccccccccccccccccccccataaaaaaaattattttgaaaaaatatttcaaatttttaaaattttattttttaccctATCCCATACCCTGACCAAATTTTATATTACACCATCCTCTACCTAGGGGTGTTTATGACGAGGTTGGTTCggattttttcaaatattaaatcaaatcatttgtataaaattataaatttaaaaaccaaagcaaactaataaaatttgagtttttttggatttttcaacCTCGGGTtggttcaaaattttcaaatatcaaaccaaaccattgtgttgaatttttaaaattataaatcaaaccaaataacaaaccttgatttttttttccatatttttgatttttcggtaaagtttgcatacaaacatataattaacttgtactttaaatatttctttagtccacctaaaatacaattatctaagatttttctaaaaaaaataacacaaaatatgagatgagtattgatgaaacaaaaatattcatttaaaaataataatgaaatcatcatataaaataaatattgtaaagtcataatggaaatgatcataatttaaaagtaccaaatcatgctaaaatatgTATACTAAGTAGttatattactaaatatttaaggaaaattaaaattatattatatttttaataatctgAACCAACGTAAAACGAAAGATCAAATATTCaacattattgtcattcttagtgttgaattaattttctttttgcattagtattaatttgattttgatttaagtattattataattatcaacattTATGAACTATGGTCTTTATTGGACCAATCCGaattctaaatttaaaatttgaaaaaatatgttaaaagataaaactatgaaatagtataagaaatattttaaaattatatcaaagtaaatatttttatataatttacttatatcaaagtaaatatttttatataattaagtaaattttaaaataacatatacaaTGTCGAGTTGATTTTTTCTAGTTAAAACCAatccaacccaaatatagtcgGATATTTTTTTCGATACCAAACTAAGTCAAACCAAATcaatagtcaattttttttttactcaatTTACGATTTGAGTTGaatttcgattcgattttgtACACCCCTACCTCTACCCTTACTCAGCCCCCAGGCCACGCCCgtcaatttttcaaatttagaaaaattcatttttacgCCGTGATAGCAACATATTAGCAACCAATTAACGATgaactattaaattttttttcttttagttacGAGTGATAGCAACATATTAGcgttaaattcatatatataattttttattttatttttgtctttgagATCAAGAACAAAAGACTGTTTTTTCCGAGCCAATTCTAAGAAAAGTAATCATATATATACCAAATTTTAAGATCTCGAtacataatttttcatgttgaaagaaaaatatttttatattaaattgatgTCCGTAGAGTTGTGTAAATGTCAATTTTAGTAATGAAGCAAAATAGCAACCCATGactaaattttaatgttatagtGGACTGGACAACAATAAAAAGAAGGTGAAAGAGTTAGaaagtccaaaaaaaaaaagaagaagatatgaTTTAAGTTTTATGGTCACTATTGTCCTCAGGAAGTTAGATAAGATTTGTGTGAGGGACATgcaataaaacaaaacatataataagtaaaatagagaagaaCCTGAAATCCTTTGAGGGGAGTCTCATAATGGTTAGGATGGTTCACTCTTTCCTTTATAATATCTCGTAGATGCTTCGCATAATTGCTCATGAAATCTACCTTAGTTGGACGCGTCGATAGTGTCGTTGACACTTTTGCGAACCTGTTTGCATATTTACGAGCCGCATCTGAGCATATTTCCTCCACTTCCACGGATGTTAAACCGCCTTTTCTTGTGAAGAATTTAAGACCATTTCGAGTGTAGGGTAAGTGAGAAGCAGTCATCTGCATCaagtaaaaaagtattttttaattttgtaatcttAAAAATGTgagttgaaattaaaatgtcaTTTCTTAAGTCCATTTAACATGGAAAACTAAGCacttccttctttttttaaaaaaagggaatgCAATGTCCATTGTGGGCatgaagtaaaaataaacaatgaGAGTACTTCTTCCACGTAGAGttgaattaaaatatgtcaAGTCATAGGATGTTGAATCAATCCGTTAAAAGTACAATAGAGagaaacataaatgatatataCTCTCTCAATCGCATTATGTGATATAATTTAACTTGATACGgagtttaaaaaaagtaaaacttttATAACTTGTTATTTAAAATGAATGATAGAAATCTATTTGATATTTTCAAGATAAGTTACTCAATATAGAAATATGCCACTTTTTTTAGACTgactaaaaatgaaagtaaatcatataaaattcatACCATTATTGAGGCATCATATTGACATGGAGGAAGAATAGTGCTCATGAAGCATGCTGGTGTTGTTGCAAGTCCCATGTCAAAGACCATGCAACCAGCCCTAGAAAGGCCAGAAAATACAGCAACACTCAATGTATTGCCCGAAATTCGAGGGTCTTTTCCAAGAGAAACCATAACAACTTTCTCCTTATTGTTCAGCCGTTTAATCACCCATTCACCAAAGCTTTCTGCTATTGTCTCAACAGCAGGTGGTGTAAGATCTACACTTCTACCTTTCTCACCTTGCAAGGCCACACCACGAACATCCGATCCATTTTGTAGCCTTCTAATCTTATCCATTTCTTCATCCTCATTGTACGTCGTTgcactactactactactgctACAACACACTACTCTAACAGAAGAAATCGACGTTTTTGTCAAGGAAATATGCAACTTTGGTTTCTTTATTATTGGAACACAAGGGAAGTTGGTTATTGAAGAATTAATGGTTTGTAAAGAAGATAAAGTGGATGCCATTGCTATAGCTTGATTTTTAGACAAGAAGCTTGGTGGGATAAGAAACTTGGAGGGTAAATATCTTTCAACAACCTTCCAAATTGActgatatttttcttgttttattcaaGGCATATCCTCTGGTTCAGGAAGAGCATCTGCCTTTTGAAATTGAACCACAATTTGTTCCTTTTACTCAGAAACTTAGGCACTAAGTACAATTGAAACAACTCGGTcttatacaaaatattaaagGAGAATATTTTCTTTAGAGAATGTTCAAGTTTTATATAAGCTACTTACAACACTTGAGAtaattacaatcatcaactacatctctatttatattattcaaaatataaaatcaaagtcTTAGCATctctatttatattattcaaaatataaaatcaaaagtcCTGAACAAAtaactagatacatgtattataatttactagatacatgtattacaaaattctaaaagactttttgaaaaactaagaaaCAATATTGGAAGACTAAACATCAAATGTGTGAATGCACCTTAATGCATTTGCTTGAAAACTCCAATGCGTTCTTGAAGATAGTAAAACTTTTCTCTCGGAAGtgctttggtgaagatgtcaACAAGTTATTCTCCTGCTTGGCAATAACACAACTGAATTTTGTCTTTCTCTTGTGCTTCTGGGATAAAATGATACCGACGGAATATGCTATTTTTCATGGTTGAATGGATTCTTGGCAACAACAATCGATGATTTGTTATCGCAATATAAAACAATATCCCTCTTTTTTTTAACCAATGTCTTCAAAAATACTCCTAAGATAAATAGCTTGAAAAGTAGCCTTAGCTGTTGAGACATTTTGTCACATCCGagaagtaccccctagacgcaaccggcatcgtcgtcctcgaagaggactaagactagactcttagcATTTGTCAtaacattcataggttaaaaacgcggaaaattttgaacttttcatctacactacttcatgaggttaaattagacctttcgcttacacataatatattcatatcgagtatatatTTACCCTTCGTGTAAGAAAAATagatagtcttctacttttatggcacacacacacacacacatatatgtatgtatatactcATAACAAAGTCTTAAAACGGATGTCTCATATCAATACCATCTACACAAAGTATAACAATTGGGCATAACccccatacatcaatacaaatAAAGCCACGtataggctatacaatcatCGTACTgaaatgaaagagaatgaacaaagtGCCTTTGAGACTAATCAACATCCATCGCTTGAAAGTGGCATTGTCCTCGAAGTTTttaggacctacccaacttggagaatgagaatcTAAGTCTTCTTCAAGAGTCGTCACGAAcccttcaatgaccggaacctaaaatgttggagAAAAAGGGAGAAACGGGGTTcgcacatcacttgtactaagtatagaaCCATATGCACCTCtaacatagaaatcatgctaaagagggacatttcattaaagcatgctaatttactttgaaaagcatTATGCACACTCAAGAACCAATATAAGTCAATAGTACATCTTCATTATTATGTCAagaccatgtacatcacaagactaACAATagtaagtctagtcaagtcaacatgcattttaacataattaagcACGTAATCAAGACAAAtctattatcaagttataatatcaacaaacatgtataacagttcataacatcatcacTGAAGCAAGACTATTACTCATGAACGCTCATTAAGTCCATTAGTGTAATGACTAAGCAAGACCCCATAACCTCAatcaaccaagtaaaccaaacaaGAACCACAAGCAATGCCCTCTTcacatactatatcattaagagtaaacatcatcatactttaacaatagaGACAAACCACATGTTaataagtgaaaccaacattacatagtgtcattaacatgtaagattaacatatacatatcctttacatttataagcaatataatcatataagaacatccttctaagacttccTTCAAGGCTAAATAGTGCAatatataggtagag
This DNA window, taken from Solanum lycopersicum chromosome 5, SLM_r2.1, encodes the following:
- the LOC101267404 gene encoding uncharacterized protein, whose product is MASTLSSLQTINSSITNFPCVPIIKKPKLHISLTKTSISSVRVVCCSSSSSSATTYNEDEEMDKIRRLQNGSDVRGVALQGEKGRSVDLTPPAVETIAESFGEWVIKRLNNKEKVVMVSLGKDPRISGNTLSVAVFSGLSRAGCMVFDMGLATTPACFMSTILPPCQYDASIMMTASHLPYTRNGLKFFTRKGGLTSVEVEEICSDAARKYANRFAKVSTTLSTRPTKVDFMSNYAKHLRDIIKERVNHPNHYETPLKGFQIIVNAGNGSGGFFTWDVLDKLGADTFGSLHLNPDGMFPNHIPNPEDKIAMSLTRAAVLENNADLGIVFDTDVDRSGVVDSEGNPINGDRLIALMSAIVLKEHPGTTIVTDARTSMALTKFITNKGGQHCLYRVGYRNVIDKGVNLNKDGVETHLMMETSGHGALKENHFLDDGAYMVVKIIIEMVRMKLEGSKEGIGSLIKDLEEPLESAELRMVVLSEPRYAKAKAFEAIEAFRTYIEQGSLPGWDLDACGDCWVSDGCLVDTNDDPTAIDAYMYRAKVSSQENGEHGWIHLRQSIHNPNIAVNMQSTVPGGCQNMAKVLRDRFLLPSGMDKILDVTQIDKYAKSGDLSQDA